The Pristis pectinata isolate sPriPec2 chromosome 41, sPriPec2.1.pri, whole genome shotgun sequence region NNNNNNNNNNNNNNNNNNNNNNNNNNNNNNNNNNNNNNNNNNNNNNNNNNNNNNNNNNNNNNNNNNNNNNNNNNNNNNNNNNNNNNNNNNNNNNNNNNNNNNNNNNNNNNNNNNNNNNNNNNNNNNNNNNNNNNNNNNNNNNNNNNNNNNNNNNNNNNNNNNNNNNNNNNNNNNNNNNNNNNNNNNNNNNNNNNNNNNNNNNNNNNNNNNNNNNNNNNNNNNNNNNNNNNNNNNNNNNNNNNNNNNNNNNNNNNNNNNNNNNNNNNNNNNNNNNNNNNNNNNNNNNNNNNNTGTGTGTGTGTCGTCGTCTGTGGACATCGAGCCCCGTCCAAGGCCACGGCAGAATCTGTGTCATTGTTGTGTGTGGTTTGTGGACATCGAGCCCCGTCCAAGGCCACGGCAGAATCTGTGtcattgttgtgtgtgtgtgtcgtcgTCTGTGGACATCGAGCCCCGTCCCAGGCAACGGCAGAATTTGTGtctttgttgtgtgtgtgtgtgtgtgtgtgtgtgtgtgtgtgtgtgtgtgtgtgtgtcgtcgTCGTCGTCTGTAGACATCGAGCCCCGTCCAACTtaactctctctacctctctctttctcccccatcCCTTTCCTCTCCAACACCCCCACCCGCCTGCCTCCCTGTAGGTCCTGTCACCGCCGGCGTTCCGAGTCCTGGCCTGGCACGTGCTGATGGGGAACCAGGTCATCTGGAGGGGTTCCAATCGCCGGCTCATCGAATCGGCCATCAGTGTGCTGGTGGTGAGTGTAGCCGTCCTGTAGATCGGGCCTGtggcgggggggaggggcggggggcgGGGTGGTGTGCGGCTGGGTGGTGAGgtgggagcctcaccctgtgtctgaccccggcagtgtgtgacaggacggtgcggagggagcttcaccctgtgtctgacccccgggtgtgtgtgacgggacggtgcagggggagcctcaccctgtgtctgacccccgggagtgtgtgacgggacggtgcggggggagcctcaccctgtgtgtctgacccccgggagtgtgtgacgggacggtgcggggcgagcctcaccctgtgtctgacccccgggagtgtgtgacgggacggtgcggggggagcctcaccctgtgtctgacccccgggagtgtgtgacgggacggtgcggagggaaccTCACCCCGTGTCTGATCCCATGTCCTGGGGGTGTGTATCTGTACTAAAGACAGTcacagggttgtacagcacagaaacaggcccttcggcccaacctatctatgctgaccaagattcccatctcagatACTCCAATTTGGCCCACACcgctctcaacctttcccatccctaTACCTCTCCCAAGTGTCTTTTCAACggtgttattggtattggtttattattgtcacttgtaccgaggtccagtgaaaaacttgtcttacataccgatcgtacaggtcaatttattacagtgcattgaggtagtacagggtgcactgaggtagtacagggtaaaaacactaacagtacaaagtaaagtgtcgcagctacggagaaagtgcagtgcaataaggtgcaaggtcacaacaaggtagatcgtgaggtcagagtccatctcatcgtataagggaaccgttcaatagtcttattaccgtggggtagaagttgtccttgagcctggtggtcggtgccctcaggctcctgtatcttctgcctgatgggaggggggagaagagagaatgtcccggggtgagtgggtctttgattatgccggctgcttcacgatggcagcgagaggtaaagacagagtccaaggaggggaggctggtgtccgtgatgcgctgggctgtgtccacaactctctgcggtttcttgccgtaccaagccgtgatgcgtccggataggatgctttccatggtgcatcgattaaaaattggtgagtgtcaatgaggacaaaccgaatttctttagcctcctgaggaagtagatagagagcggtgggtgtgtggaacgcactgctggcagaggtggtgggggcagatacattggggacatttaagagactcttagacacataaatgatagagaaatggagggctatgcgggagggaagggttagagagatcttaaagcagggtaaaatgtcggcacaacatcgtgggccgaagggcctgtactctgctgtaatgttctatgaatggcGGAACAGAATGGATGGGCCGAACAGCCCCGATCTGCTGCGACATCTCACGCCccgacccctctccctcccaccacgCCGGGGCGGAAGGTCGGGGAGAGGTGGGGCCGGTATCAGATGGGTCACCGCCGGCGCTTCGTGGAGAACTTTGCAGACGTAAAGGCGACCCCGAGTTAGAAGGATAAATGGCGCAAGCGAGGTAGTGTTCGCGGGCCGTTCgggaatctgacggcggaggtcAAGAccgtaagacaaaggagcagaagtcggccattcagcccatcgagtctggtccgCCATTCTACCAGGAGCTGAtacattctcccatttagccccactcccctgccttctcaccacaacctttgatgccctggctactcagatacctatccatctctgccttaaacacaccaaTGAACTTTGCCTCCCCaaccgcccgtggcaacaaattccacagattcgccaccctctggctgaagaaatttccccgCATCTCCATTCTGAGTGGGCGCCCTtaaatcctgaagtcatgcccccCTTgtactggactcccctaccacgggaaacaactttgccgcatctactctgtccaggcctttcacaTTCGAAATGTTTTCACGaggttcccccctcattcttTCTGAACTCCAAGAGCCGCCAAACGTTCCCCATCTGTTAACCCCCCCTCATTGCTGGAAGCctttccagtgaatcttctctgaactccctCTGACGTCAGCACGTCCCTTCtcaaataaggagcccaaaactgcacccCGTCCTCCAAGTgagcacccaccgccctctgtgtgaaaatagaaCTGACCCCTGACATCCGCCAACAGACCATGCTCCCTGTGGGTTGTGTCCGGAGGTGCCGTACAGCGAGCGTTACGAGGAGCCTACCGCTGCAACTTCTTGGGCCTGAGCCCAGAGGTCCAGATCCCGGCGCACATCGCCTCGTCCGGTGAGTGGCTCCCGTTGGGAGGGAAGCTCGGGAGGAGGGAGGGTCCCGCTCCCTGGGGCTGTGGTAGTGGGGAGGGACGGAAAGACGAGGGAACTTTGCGGGAGGCCACTGCCCTTCCGCCCCGGTGATGTTCCCGGACCATTCCCAGATCCCATGGTCCCCGACCCTTGGCCCCAGGGTGGTGGGAGAGGGTTCAGGCCTGACATTTCAACTCaaggttgggggggagggtcGAGATGTTGACTTTTCACCCCAGGggcagcaagagagagagaagacgtCGACCTTTCACACTGGGAGCGGCGGGAGAGGGAGGAGGCTTCGACCTCTCACCCCGGGGGCGGCGGGCGAGGTCCAAGACGTTGACCTTTCACTCCCCCTCATGGGAGGGCCGGGGCAGCCCAGGGTAGCGGGTACGAATCCCTGACCCGTCGGATGCCCCCCGCCCCGTCCAGCAGTTGCCGGCGGAGGGGGGGAAGCTGTCGGAAGGTGCGCCCCcgcccctcctcacccctctcccacttTCCTTTCGCTAGAGTTCTGCGTGGTGGTGGACGTCCGACCCCTCCCGCCCCAGGCGACCGCCCGCGGCGACCAAGACGCCCTCAGCAACTACGAGTTCGCCGTCAGCAGCAGCGCGGTGGTGACCGATCGAGGTAAATCCCTCCTCCCCGGGCAGcgaaagggggaagggggggggggcgcggggagagggagtgggaggggaaatggGACCCGCTCACCGGAATGGGCGGGGAGGTGGGATCCGGTgttgggaagagagggagggtagACTAGACGGACCCATTCCCCGAGATGGATGGGGACGGGACGGAGCCGGGATCGGCAGGGGGAGTGTAGATTAGACGCACCCGTCCCCCCCAGGATGGGCAGGGACAGGGAGCCGGGGTTAGGGAAAGGGGGAGTGTCGAC contains the following coding sequences:
- the flcn gene encoding folliculin, which produces MGNQVIWRGSNRRLIESAISVLVTMLPVGCVRRCRTASVTRSLPLQLLGPEPRGPDPGAHRLVRVLRGGGRPTPPAPGDRPRRPRRPQQLRVRRQQQRGGDRSRPHHPEQTRGGPEQRELVGTGGAAVPGLSEGGVDE